From the genome of Halomonas sp. I5-271120, one region includes:
- a CDS encoding ERF family protein, with translation MATPIHPKTVNKAPVTQATPDSTAIIQVIERAALNPDVDIDKLERLLQMQERVLDRQALMAYSAAMAAMQTELPSIVERGQGNNGHYATLEDIVDTVRPIMKTHGFAVSFRIQTQERGIQVTGVLMHQDGHREETSMLLPADVSGNKNAVQAFGSSTSYGKRYVLCALLNITTRGQDDNGQTAVPIKPVTSFQAGQIKKLIAACPPATQEWFVGKYGDAEQVPRDDFDKLRASLQKRAQPNRQHH, from the coding sequence ATGGCAACCCCTATTCATCCCAAGACCGTCAACAAAGCACCGGTTACGCAAGCCACCCCAGACAGCACCGCGATCATCCAGGTGATCGAGAGGGCCGCTCTCAATCCTGATGTCGACATCGACAAGTTGGAGCGCCTGCTGCAGATGCAGGAGCGCGTGCTGGATCGCCAGGCGCTGATGGCCTACAGCGCTGCCATGGCAGCCATGCAGACCGAACTGCCGAGCATCGTCGAGCGTGGCCAGGGCAACAACGGCCACTACGCCACCCTGGAGGACATCGTCGATACCGTGCGCCCGATCATGAAGACGCACGGCTTCGCAGTGAGCTTTCGTATCCAAACGCAGGAGCGAGGCATTCAGGTCACCGGCGTACTGATGCACCAGGACGGCCACCGGGAGGAAACCAGCATGCTGCTGCCAGCCGATGTCAGCGGTAACAAGAATGCCGTCCAGGCCTTCGGCTCCTCGACCAGCTATGGCAAGCGCTACGTACTCTGCGCCTTGCTGAACATCACCACCCGGGGCCAGGACGACAACGGGCAGACCGCAGTCCCCATCAAGCCGGTCACGTCCTTCCAGGCGGGGCAGATCAAGAAACTGATCGCCGCCTGCCCTCCAGCGACCCAAGAGTGGTTCGTCGGCAAGTACGGCGACGCCGAACAGGTGCCGCGCGACGACTTCGACAAACTGCGCGCGTCCCTCCAGAAGCGAGCGCAGCCCAACCGTCAACACCACTGA
- a CDS encoding DUF932 domain-containing protein, whose translation MAHQIEHMAYVGDTPWHGLGQQLSRHQPLEVWRQQAGMDWHIDESPVRFIADGAGHLGSIHSFPEQKVLYRSDTKDPLSVVSQRYKVVQPEEVLEFYRDLTEYAGYELETAGVLKGGRKFWALAKSGLGGALKGQDQVNDYLLLATSCDGSLATVATPTSVRVVCNNTLTIAVGGMSQGVKVPHSTEFRPQLVKQQLGISVSQWDDFMYRLKTLAERKVSQEEARTYFQSVICNAEAPLDDPSKLPNVRALNRVQKLYQGEGRGSRLCTAQGTAWGLLNAVTEYVDHEKRARSSDYRMDSAWFGQGAGLKDKALESALALVG comes from the coding sequence ATGGCACATCAAATCGAGCACATGGCTTACGTCGGCGACACTCCCTGGCATGGGCTGGGCCAACAGCTGTCTCGTCACCAGCCGCTGGAGGTCTGGCGACAGCAAGCCGGCATGGACTGGCACATCGATGAATCCCCGGTGCGCTTCATTGCCGATGGCGCGGGCCACTTGGGCAGCATCCACTCCTTCCCAGAACAGAAAGTGCTCTACCGCTCCGATACCAAGGATCCGCTGTCGGTGGTCTCCCAACGCTACAAGGTGGTGCAGCCGGAAGAGGTACTGGAGTTCTATCGCGATCTCACGGAATACGCGGGTTATGAGCTCGAGACCGCCGGGGTGCTCAAAGGTGGCCGCAAGTTCTGGGCGTTGGCCAAGAGTGGCCTGGGCGGGGCTTTGAAGGGTCAGGACCAGGTCAACGACTACTTGCTGTTGGCCACGTCCTGCGATGGGTCCCTGGCCACCGTCGCCACCCCGACCTCCGTCCGTGTGGTATGCAACAACACCCTGACCATCGCCGTGGGCGGCATGTCGCAAGGGGTGAAGGTGCCGCACAGCACCGAGTTTCGCCCACAGCTGGTCAAGCAGCAGCTGGGGATCTCGGTCTCACAGTGGGACGACTTCATGTATCGCCTGAAAACGCTGGCCGAGCGGAAGGTCAGCCAGGAGGAAGCGAGAACCTACTTTCAGTCGGTGATCTGCAACGCCGAGGCGCCGCTGGACGATCCCTCCAAGTTACCCAACGTCCGCGCCCTCAATCGCGTCCAGAAGCTCTATCAGGGTGAGGGGCGTGGCTCTCGGCTGTGCACGGCGCAAGGCACCGCTTGGGGGCTGCTCAACGCGGTCACCGAGTACGTGGATCACGAGAAGCGCGCTCGCAGCAGCGACTATCGGATGGATTCCGCCTGGTTTGGCCAGGGGGCCGGTCTCAAGGACAAGGCCCTGGAGTCAGCACTTGCGCTGGTGGGCTGA
- a CDS encoding RES domain-containing protein, producing MKSYEEVQGIKIKIICSGCVGESFLSSCVEDEGRQGKCEYCEEEGIVVCLEELSEHIDRAFENHYARTSNEPDSWQYAMLKDKEMDYDWEREGEPTIYAVMNAAEIPEEAASDVQAILEDQYECMDSAAMGEECEYESQAHYEEIMPGDEGWQEGWRRFERTIKSEARFFNRESASQLGELFNAVDEMRDIDGKPLVVDAGPGAELTHLYRARVFQSDDKLQAAMIRPDKELGAPPSVFASAGRMNARGISVFYGATSVDTALAEVRPPVGSQVAVARFDIVTPIRLLDLSALSRVHERGSIFDPSYAYRLSRTIFLKKLSNRMAYPVMPDDKESEYLSTQAIADFLATEGEVPLDGIIFPSVQIGRSGLNVVLFHKASKCREMEFPKGAEFWASTYLSTEDGPEPDYSVVERVPQQSGGFDDRKGVDVFGVSRIGMMDGSELDERGDTLEVDVESIEIHVVNAISIGASSHRVRRTRY from the coding sequence ATGAAATCTTACGAAGAAGTCCAAGGTATTAAAATTAAAATAATTTGCTCTGGTTGTGTTGGTGAGAGCTTTTTAAGCAGCTGTGTTGAGGACGAGGGAAGACAGGGTAAGTGTGAATACTGTGAGGAAGAAGGGATTGTTGTTTGCCTGGAAGAACTTTCGGAGCATATAGATCGGGCGTTTGAAAATCATTATGCTAGGACTTCTAACGAGCCTGATTCTTGGCAGTACGCAATGCTTAAAGACAAGGAGATGGATTATGATTGGGAACGGGAAGGGGAGCCCACCATATATGCAGTCATGAACGCGGCTGAAATACCAGAGGAAGCGGCTAGCGATGTCCAGGCAATATTGGAGGATCAATATGAATGCATGGATTCAGCTGCTATGGGAGAAGAGTGCGAGTATGAATCCCAGGCTCATTATGAAGAAATAATGCCCGGTGATGAAGGATGGCAAGAAGGCTGGAGAAGGTTTGAGAGAACAATAAAATCTGAGGCGAGATTTTTTAACAGAGAATCGGCGAGCCAGCTTGGTGAGCTTTTTAATGCAGTGGATGAGATGAGAGACATAGATGGCAAGCCACTCGTCGTGGATGCCGGTCCAGGGGCTGAGCTTACACATTTATATCGAGCAAGAGTCTTTCAGTCTGACGATAAGCTTCAGGCCGCTATGATCCGACCTGATAAAGAGCTGGGCGCCCCACCCTCAGTGTTTGCTAGTGCCGGTCGAATGAATGCAAGGGGCATATCTGTGTTTTATGGGGCAACTTCAGTCGATACAGCACTGGCAGAGGTCAGACCTCCTGTAGGAAGCCAAGTGGCTGTAGCTAGATTTGATATCGTTACTCCCATCAGGCTGCTTGATTTGAGTGCGTTGAGCCGTGTTCATGAACGAGGCAGTATATTTGATCCGAGTTATGCTTATCGACTGAGCAGAACGATATTTCTTAAGAAGTTAAGCAACCGGATGGCTTATCCGGTAATGCCTGATGATAAGGAGTCTGAGTATTTATCAACCCAGGCTATAGCTGATTTCTTGGCGACGGAAGGGGAAGTGCCCTTGGATGGAATTATTTTTCCATCTGTCCAGATTGGACGATCAGGATTGAATGTGGTTCTCTTTCATAAAGCTTCCAAATGCCGAGAGATGGAGTTTCCAAAGGGGGCAGAGTTTTGGGCAAGTACCTACTTATCAACTGAAGATGGGCCTGAGCCTGATTATTCTGTTGTAGAGAGGGTCCCTCAACAGTCAGGCGGATTTGACGATAGGAAGGGTGTCGATGTTTTTGGTGTGTCTAGAATTGGCATGATGGATGGAAGCGAGTTGGATGAGAGAGGAGATACGCTAGAGGTCGATGTGGAATCGATAGAAATTCATGTGGTGAATGCAATCAGTATAGGTGCCTCAAGTCATAGAGTTAGAAGAACTAGATATTGA
- a CDS encoding AlpA family transcriptional regulator, whose product MKSGQPSLALTQKAGKSHSAIYEGTRRCTFPALVPIGVSCVAWLEEEVDGWIARNCSLTILTGARTHTMIDQGY is encoded by the coding sequence ATGAAAAGCGGTCAACCTTCATTGGCGTTGACACAGAAGGCCGGCAAGAGCCACTCCGCCATCTACGAGGGCACCCGGCGGTGCACCTTCCCTGCCCTCGTGCCGATCGGCGTGAGCTGTGTCGCCTGGCTGGAAGAGGAAGTCGACGGCTGGATCGCCCGTAACTGCTCCCTGACAATCCTCACCGGGGCACGCACTCACACCATGATCGACCAAGGGTACTAA
- the istB gene encoding IS21-like element helper ATPase IstB has protein sequence MMALEQLLDRLKMEHLQASLDSLCEHASKQDLNYREFLEQALLQEWGGRHQKGLESRLKQARLPWIKTLEQFDFSFQPSIDHKIVRELAGLGFVERGENVVLLGPPGVGKTHLAVALAVKAAEAGHRVLFMTLDRLVSTLIRARQENRLDRQLQQLTYPKVLVLDEMGYLPMTREEASLFFRLINRRYERASTILTSNKSFMDWGEIFGDQVIATAILDRLLHHSTTLNIKGESYRLKDKRRAGLVTTPTTKEDEPSHEPESVPMKEH, from the coding sequence GTGATGGCCCTGGAACAGCTACTCGATCGCCTGAAGATGGAGCATCTCCAGGCTTCGCTCGACAGCCTCTGTGAGCACGCCAGCAAGCAAGATCTGAACTACCGCGAGTTCCTGGAACAGGCCCTGTTGCAAGAATGGGGCGGGCGTCATCAGAAGGGCCTGGAATCCCGTCTGAAGCAGGCCCGACTACCGTGGATCAAGACCCTGGAGCAGTTCGACTTTAGCTTCCAGCCCAGCATCGACCACAAGATCGTGCGCGAGCTGGCCGGCCTGGGCTTCGTCGAGCGCGGTGAAAACGTCGTGCTGCTCGGGCCACCTGGCGTCGGGAAAACACATCTCGCCGTCGCCCTGGCCGTGAAGGCGGCAGAAGCCGGCCATCGGGTGCTGTTCATGACCTTGGACCGGCTGGTGAGCACCCTGATACGTGCTCGCCAAGAGAATCGTCTGGATCGGCAACTCCAGCAGTTGACCTACCCCAAGGTCCTGGTGCTGGACGAGATGGGCTACCTACCGATGACCCGCGAAGAAGCCAGCCTGTTCTTCCGCTTGATCAACCGGCGCTACGAGCGAGCCAGTACCATCCTCACCTCGAACAAATCGTTCATGGATTGGGGCGAGATCTTTGGCGATCAGGTCATCGCCACGGCGATTCTGGATCGATTGCTGCACCACTCGACCACCCTGAACATCAAGGGCGAAAGCTACCGGCTGAAGGACAAGCGACGAGCCGGTCTGGTGACGACACCAACGACGAAGGAGGACGAGCCCTCACACGAGCCTGAATCTGTTCCGATGAAAGAGCACTGA
- the istA gene encoding IS21 family transposase — protein MLSREDFLMIKQLRQRGAHLVDIAHQIGCSERTVRRHLAREVAPTGRPARPRASKLDPFKPTIDQLLADNVWNAEVIFQLIREQGYTGGSTMVRMYIQPKRALRPSKQTVRFETQPGFQLQHDWGEIDTVVAGQRGKVNFAVNTLGYSRRFHAWAAFSQDAEHTYEALVQAFRHFGGVPRTVLVDNQKAAVLKHDRDHRVIFNAGFLQLANHYGFAPKACRPQRPRTKGKTERMVGYVKQHFFQRYRQFESYTHLNQLLQLWLERVADQRPLRQFRQTPAERFTAEVEALQALPAMDFDTRYHGLRQVGWDGYIEVRGNRYSVPDSYCGQAVVIRLSLDDELTVYTAAGEIIATHRLQAPQAGWRTVPEHHAALWQQTLSVQQRDLSAYEEVL, from the coding sequence ATGCTGAGCCGAGAGGACTTTCTCATGATAAAGCAACTACGCCAGCGAGGCGCTCACCTCGTGGATATTGCTCACCAAATCGGCTGTTCCGAACGCACCGTGCGGCGCCACCTGGCTCGCGAGGTGGCACCGACTGGGCGACCGGCCAGGCCACGAGCGAGTAAGCTCGATCCCTTCAAGCCAACCATTGACCAGCTGCTGGCCGACAATGTCTGGAACGCCGAGGTGATCTTCCAGTTGATTCGCGAGCAGGGCTACACCGGCGGCAGCACCATGGTGCGAATGTACATTCAGCCCAAGCGAGCCTTGCGTCCCAGCAAGCAGACCGTGCGGTTCGAGACTCAGCCCGGCTTTCAGTTGCAGCATGACTGGGGCGAGATCGACACGGTCGTCGCCGGCCAGCGTGGCAAGGTCAATTTCGCGGTTAACACCCTTGGCTACTCACGGCGTTTCCATGCCTGGGCAGCCTTTAGCCAAGACGCCGAGCACACCTACGAGGCGCTGGTGCAAGCCTTCCGCCACTTCGGTGGTGTGCCACGCACGGTGCTGGTCGATAACCAGAAGGCTGCGGTGCTCAAGCATGATCGCGACCACCGGGTGATCTTCAATGCCGGCTTCCTGCAACTGGCCAACCACTATGGCTTCGCCCCCAAGGCGTGCCGTCCGCAGCGTCCGAGGACCAAGGGAAAGACCGAACGCATGGTGGGCTATGTGAAGCAGCACTTCTTCCAGCGCTACCGACAGTTCGAAAGCTACACCCATCTGAACCAGCTGCTCCAGCTGTGGCTGGAGCGAGTGGCCGATCAGCGGCCGTTACGGCAGTTCCGCCAGACGCCGGCCGAACGTTTTACCGCCGAGGTAGAGGCCCTCCAAGCGCTGCCGGCAATGGACTTCGATACCCGCTACCACGGCCTGCGTCAGGTCGGCTGGGACGGCTACATCGAGGTCCGTGGCAACCGCTACAGCGTCCCGGATAGTTACTGCGGCCAGGCCGTGGTGATCCGACTGAGCCTGGACGATGAGCTGACGGTGTACACAGCGGCCGGAGAAATCATTGCCACGCATCGCCTCCAGGCTCCTCAGGCCGGATGGCGAACCGTGCCGGAGCATCATGCTGCTCTGTGGCAGCAGACGCTCTCCGTTCAGCAGCGCGACCTGAGCGCTTACGAGGAGGTGCTGTGA
- a CDS encoding site-specific integrase: MGSFTAKKVQALIKDGTPGRYSDGNGLYLMIPKRGAPYWMHRYTLAGKRRELTLDKCADTSLAEAREQAVEAQRTIRNGIDPIEERKREEQIAIHTVKDLFNDWHQDLEKRLKHPNIPKRIFEKEIAPSIGHLTLDNVTPMDVRTIIRKVANSGRPAIANDSLMYLKQLFNHAIKLGLLTYNPAAAFSVNDAGGIEKSRDRALTTEELHQVFQVFRDNRESFSRDNYLACALLLVIGVRKTELTEAQWSEFDLKRGQWELSGERSKTGKGIVIPLPPQTIGWLEELKIRACGSTYVFPSRRSSKRPHMGKDTLNRAIAKLFGKEPGKKPQPENRMGDIAEFTVHDLRRTCRSLLAAAGVPGHVAERCLNHKLKGVEGIYDRHDYFEERKEALTKVAELVAPTINDVPEARSKNGRKIAKA, encoded by the coding sequence ATGGGTAGCTTCACTGCCAAGAAGGTCCAGGCCTTGATCAAGGACGGCACCCCGGGCCGCTACAGCGATGGCAACGGTCTGTACCTGATGATTCCCAAAAGGGGAGCTCCCTACTGGATGCATCGGTACACGCTCGCCGGAAAGCGCCGTGAGCTGACATTGGACAAGTGCGCGGACACATCTTTGGCCGAGGCCCGCGAGCAGGCTGTAGAGGCTCAGAGGACCATACGTAACGGCATCGACCCCATCGAAGAGCGCAAGCGTGAAGAGCAGATCGCCATCCACACCGTCAAGGATCTCTTCAACGACTGGCACCAAGACCTGGAGAAGCGCCTCAAGCACCCCAACATCCCGAAGCGGATATTCGAGAAGGAAATCGCGCCCTCCATCGGACACCTCACCCTGGATAACGTCACCCCCATGGACGTGCGAACCATCATCCGCAAGGTCGCCAACAGCGGGCGACCGGCCATCGCCAACGACTCCCTGATGTACCTGAAGCAGCTGTTTAACCACGCTATCAAGCTGGGACTGCTCACCTACAACCCGGCAGCAGCCTTCAGCGTCAACGATGCCGGCGGCATCGAGAAGAGCCGCGACCGCGCCCTCACCACCGAGGAGCTTCACCAGGTCTTTCAGGTATTCAGGGACAACCGGGAGAGCTTCAGCCGCGACAACTACCTAGCCTGCGCGCTGCTGCTTGTAATAGGGGTACGCAAGACCGAACTGACAGAAGCCCAGTGGTCTGAGTTCGACCTGAAGCGCGGGCAGTGGGAGCTTTCCGGGGAGCGCAGCAAGACGGGCAAGGGGATTGTCATCCCCCTCCCTCCACAAACCATCGGCTGGCTGGAAGAGCTCAAGATTCGTGCCTGCGGATCGACATATGTATTCCCTAGCCGCCGCAGCAGCAAGCGGCCCCACATGGGCAAGGACACGCTCAACCGCGCCATTGCCAAGCTATTCGGCAAAGAGCCAGGCAAGAAACCCCAGCCGGAGAACAGAATGGGCGATATTGCCGAATTCACCGTACACGACCTGCGACGTACTTGCCGCAGCCTGTTGGCTGCCGCAGGCGTCCCAGGCCATGTCGCGGAACGGTGCCTGAACCACAAACTCAAGGGTGTGGAAGGTATCTACGATCGTCACGACTACTTTGAAGAGCGGAAAGAGGCCCTCACAAAGGTGGCAGAGCTGGTGGCACCCACCATCAATGATGTGCCAGAAGCACGTTCGAAAAACGGTAGGAAGATTGCAAAAGCATAA
- a CDS encoding YicC/YloC family endoribonuclease — translation MVHSMTAFARASREADWGSLELELRSVNQRYLDLHFRLPETLRGLEPGYRDALRQRLNRGKVECTLRFVPTNGETLSINAERLAGLAAALGELRRTVPEAAMPDALSLLDHPGVLESGGPDIDVVTDSAQALFREALNALLEARAREGAELAALVRSRLAAVREQVSEVKVQMPDILKRQRDQLLARLDTVRAELEPQRLEAELTLMAQKADVDEELDRLATHVDEVERQLTLKGPVGRRLDFLMQELNREANTLSSKSVVAETTRSAVELKVLIEQMREQIQNIE, via the coding sequence ATGGTGCACAGCATGACCGCCTTCGCGCGGGCCAGCCGGGAAGCCGACTGGGGCAGCCTCGAGCTCGAGTTGCGCTCGGTCAATCAGCGCTATCTCGATCTGCATTTTCGCCTGCCCGAGACCCTGCGCGGCCTGGAGCCCGGCTACCGCGACGCCCTGCGCCAGCGGCTGAACAGAGGCAAGGTCGAGTGCACCCTGCGCTTCGTGCCGACCAACGGCGAGACCCTGAGCATCAACGCCGAGCGCCTGGCCGGCCTGGCCGCTGCCCTCGGCGAGCTGCGCCGCACCGTGCCCGAGGCCGCCATGCCCGACGCCCTGTCGCTGCTTGACCATCCCGGCGTGCTCGAATCGGGTGGCCCGGATATCGACGTGGTGACAGACAGCGCCCAGGCACTGTTCCGCGAGGCGCTGAACGCCCTGCTCGAGGCCCGCGCCAGGGAAGGTGCCGAGCTCGCCGCGCTGGTCAGAAGCCGCCTGGCCGCCGTTCGCGAGCAGGTCAGCGAGGTGAAGGTGCAAATGCCCGACATCCTCAAGCGCCAGCGGGACCAGCTGCTTGCACGATTAGACACGGTGCGTGCCGAACTCGAGCCACAGCGGCTGGAAGCAGAACTGACCCTGATGGCCCAGAAGGCCGACGTCGACGAAGAACTCGACCGCCTGGCTACACACGTCGACGAGGTCGAGCGCCAGCTCACCCTCAAGGGTCCGGTGGGCCGGCGCCTGGATTTCCTGATGCAGGAGCTCAACCGCGAGGCCAATACCCTGTCCTCCAAGTCGGTGGTCGCCGAGACGACCCGCAGCGCCGTGGAGCTCAAGGTGCTGATCGAGCAAATGCGCGAGCAGATCCAAAACATTGAGTGA
- the rph gene encoding ribonuclease PH, producing the protein MSTTPLRPSGRQPDQPRDIRLTRDYTRHAEGSVLVEFGDTKVLCNASVEAGVPRWLRGKNQGWVTAEYGMLPRATHSRSGREATRGKQGGRTLEIQRLIGRSLRAAVDLKQLGEFTITVDCDVIQADGGTRTASITGGCVALVDAIRYLQREKKLKKDPLKQLVSSVSVGLFKGTPVVDLDYPEDSRADTDMNVVMTEQGGLIEVQGTAEAGAFSRAELNAMLDLAEGAGATLFDHQREALGIRK; encoded by the coding sequence ATGTCCACCACACCCCTGCGCCCCAGCGGCCGCCAGCCCGATCAGCCCCGCGATATTCGTCTGACTCGCGACTACACGCGCCACGCCGAAGGCTCGGTGCTCGTCGAGTTCGGCGATACCAAGGTGCTGTGCAACGCAAGCGTCGAGGCTGGCGTGCCGCGCTGGCTGCGTGGCAAGAACCAGGGCTGGGTGACTGCCGAGTACGGCATGTTGCCGCGGGCCACGCATTCCCGCAGCGGCCGTGAGGCGACTCGCGGCAAGCAGGGCGGCCGTACCCTGGAGATTCAGCGCCTGATCGGCCGTTCGCTGCGCGCGGCGGTGGATCTCAAACAGCTTGGCGAGTTCACCATCACCGTCGACTGCGACGTGATCCAGGCCGATGGCGGCACCCGTACCGCTTCGATCACCGGCGGCTGCGTGGCGCTGGTCGATGCCATCCGCTACCTGCAGCGCGAGAAGAAGCTCAAGAAAGACCCGCTCAAGCAGCTGGTCAGTTCGGTCTCTGTGGGGCTCTTCAAGGGCACACCGGTGGTCGATCTCGACTACCCGGAGGACAGCCGTGCCGACACTGACATGAATGTGGTGATGACCGAGCAGGGCGGGCTGATCGAGGTGCAGGGCACCGCCGAGGCGGGTGCATTCTCCCGCGCCGAGCTCAACGCCATGCTCGATCTTGCCGAAGGCGCGGGTGCGACGCTCTTCGATCATCAGCGCGAGGCGCTGGGCATTCGCAAGTAG
- a CDS encoding exodeoxyribonuclease III, translating into MKIASINVNGIREAVERGFLDWLAGQDADVVCVQNLKAKSFELDDSILYPEGYEGYFLDAEEDGFSGVGLYCRKIPKAIMYGLGFPQCDNEGRFLQADYDRFSIASFLMPDGSDPTAKQDFMSQYQDYLGKMARKRREYIICGTWHVAHKTIDLANWADNQTTPGFKPEERAWMDQVFGPIGFIDTFREVNRDAGEYTWWPALDQHQPRSRQEGWRLDYQLVGPNLRRNVVDAWIDRDATFSEFAPLIVEYDLEI; encoded by the coding sequence ATGAAAATCGCCAGCATCAACGTCAACGGTATCCGCGAAGCGGTCGAGCGAGGCTTTCTCGACTGGCTGGCCGGTCAGGATGCCGATGTCGTCTGCGTCCAGAATCTCAAGGCCAAGAGCTTCGAACTGGACGACAGCATTCTTTACCCGGAAGGCTATGAAGGCTATTTCCTCGACGCCGAGGAAGACGGCTTTTCCGGCGTGGGGCTTTATTGCCGCAAGATTCCCAAGGCCATCATGTACGGGCTGGGCTTCCCCCAGTGCGACAATGAGGGTCGCTTCCTGCAGGCCGACTACGACCGTTTCAGCATCGCCAGTTTCCTGATGCCGGACGGCAGTGATCCGACCGCCAAGCAGGACTTCATGAGCCAGTACCAGGATTATCTTGGCAAGATGGCGCGCAAGCGTCGCGAGTACATCATCTGCGGCACCTGGCACGTGGCTCACAAGACCATCGATCTGGCCAACTGGGCCGACAACCAGACCACGCCGGGCTTCAAGCCCGAGGAACGGGCCTGGATGGATCAGGTGTTCGGGCCGATCGGCTTTATCGACACCTTCCGCGAGGTCAACCGCGACGCAGGCGAGTACACCTGGTGGCCGGCCCTCGACCAGCACCAGCCGCGCTCCCGCCAGGAAGGCTGGCGCCTCGACTACCAGCTGGTCGGCCCCAACCTGCGCCGCAATGTGGTCGACGCCTGGATCGACCGTGACGCGACCTTCTCGGAATTTGCACCGCTGATCGTCGAGTACGACCTGGAGATCTGA
- the pyrE gene encoding orotate phosphoribosyltransferase, whose amino-acid sequence MAASGTVSMQDYQREFIEFAIEQGVLKFGEFTLKSGRVSPYFFNAGLFKSGSALARLGRFYAQAIADSGLEVDVLFGPAYKGIPLAASTAVALADHHQRDLPFSFNRKEAKAHGEGGNIVGAALEGRVLIIDDVITAGTAIREVMTLIDDAGAQAAGVVIALDRQECGSVEQGTERRSAIQEVEARYGMPVVSIVTLDMVLAYLEEYASEAMQGHAQAIRDYRARYGVMPAKA is encoded by the coding sequence ATGGCAGCGAGCGGGACGGTAAGCATGCAGGACTATCAGCGCGAGTTCATCGAATTCGCCATCGAACAGGGCGTGCTCAAGTTCGGTGAGTTCACCCTCAAGTCCGGCCGTGTCAGCCCTTACTTCTTCAATGCTGGCCTCTTCAAGAGCGGCTCGGCGCTAGCCCGGTTGGGGCGTTTCTACGCTCAGGCCATCGCCGACAGCGGCCTTGAGGTCGACGTGCTGTTCGGCCCCGCCTACAAGGGCATTCCGCTGGCGGCCAGTACCGCCGTGGCGCTCGCCGATCATCATCAGCGCGATCTGCCGTTTTCCTTCAACCGCAAGGAAGCCAAGGCCCACGGCGAGGGTGGCAACATCGTCGGCGCCGCCCTCGAAGGCCGGGTGCTGATCATCGATGACGTGATCACCGCCGGCACTGCGATCCGCGAAGTGATGACCCTGATCGACGACGCCGGCGCCCAGGCCGCTGGCGTGGTGATCGCGCTGGATCGCCAGGAGTGCGGCAGCGTCGAGCAGGGCACCGAACGGCGCAGCGCCATCCAGGAAGTCGAGGCTCGCTATGGCATGCCGGTCGTTAGTATCGTGACGCTGGACATGGTGCTGGCCTACCTGGAAGAGTACGCCTCCGAGGCCATGCAGGGCCATGCCCAGGCCATTCGCGACTACCGCGCCCGCTACGGCGTAATGCCCGCTAAGGCGTAA
- a CDS encoding YfaZ family outer membrane protein, which produces MKLTPLLISGTALLAATLTCQAGSLDLNLSSEAVQFEGAADIAPGIALGGGVLDSDDHGDTTEGHVQVLGVDRNSRYDMGIGARWTQLDTDVGDGGGLGLGGYGYAYVPSLPAMSVGGYAFYTPDVVTAGDLEDSAEYGVRARYAFAPNVDGYVGYRRLRGDFDGTGGARTLDSGANIGVRLNF; this is translated from the coding sequence ATGAAACTGACTCCCCTGCTCATCAGCGGTACCGCTCTGCTGGCAGCCACCCTGACCTGCCAGGCAGGCAGCCTGGATCTGAACCTCAGCAGTGAGGCCGTGCAGTTCGAGGGCGCTGCTGACATCGCTCCGGGCATCGCCCTGGGTGGCGGCGTGCTGGACAGCGATGATCATGGCGACACCACCGAAGGCCATGTCCAGGTGCTGGGCGTGGATCGCAACAGCCGCTACGACATGGGCATCGGCGCCCGCTGGACGCAGCTCGACACCGACGTCGGTGACGGTGGTGGCCTCGGTCTGGGTGGCTACGGCTACGCCTACGTCCCGAGCCTGCCGGCCATGTCAGTGGGCGGCTACGCCTTCTATACCCCGGACGTGGTCACTGCCGGCGATCTCGAGGACAGCGCCGAGTATGGCGTGCGGGCGCGCTATGCCTTCGCCCCGAACGTCGACGGCTATGTCGGCTATCGTCGCCTGCGCGGCGACTTCGACGGCACCGGTGGTGCCCGCACCCTGGACAGCGGCGCCAACATCGGCGTGCGGCTGAACTTCTAA